The following are encoded together in the Bubalus kerabau isolate K-KA32 ecotype Philippines breed swamp buffalo chromosome 3, PCC_UOA_SB_1v2, whole genome shotgun sequence genome:
- the ZBTB12 gene encoding zinc finger and BTB domain-containing protein 12 gives MASGVEVLRFQLPGHEAATLRNMNQLRAEERFCDVTIVADSLKFRGHKVILAACSPFLRDQFLLNPSSELQVSLMHSARIVADLLLSCYTGALEFAVRDIVNYLTAASYLQMEHVVEKCRNALSQFIEPKIGLKEDGVSDASLVSSVSATKSLLPPARTPKPAPKPPPPPPLPPPLLRPVKLEFPLDEDLELKAEEEDEDEDEDVSDICIVKVESALEVAHRLKPPGGLGGGLGIGGSVGSHLGELAQSSVPPSTVAPPQGVVKACYSLSEDAEGEGLLLIPGGRASVGATSGLVEAAAVAMAARGAGGSLGAGGGRGPLPGGFSSGNPLKNIKCTKCPEVFQGVEKLVFHMRAQHFIFMCPRCGKQFNHSSNLNRHMNVHRGVKSHSCGICGKCFTQKSTLHDHLNLHSGARPYRCSYCDVRFAHKPAIRRHLKEQHGKTTAENVLEASVAEINVLIR, from the coding sequence ATGGCCTCAGGGGTGGAAGTCCTGCGCTTCCAGCTGCCTGGCCACGAGGCCGCTACGCTGCGGAACATGAACCAGCTCCGCGCAGAGGAGCGGTTCTGCGACGTGACCATTGTGGCTGACAGCCTCAAGTTCCGTGGCCACAAGGTCATCTTGGCCGCCTGCTCGCCGTTCCTGCGGGACCAGTTCCTGCTGAATCCCAGCTCTGAGCTGCAGGTCTCACTGATGCACAGTGCACGCATAGTGGCTGACCTGCTCCTTTCTTGCTATACGGGCGCCCTGGAATTCGCCGTCAGGGATATCGTTAACTACCTGACGGCCGCGTCCTACCTGCAGATGGAGCACGTGGTGGAGAAATGCCGGAACGCCCTCAGCCAATTTATCGAGCCCAAAATAGGCCTCAAAGAGGATGGGGTCAGCGATGCCAGCCTTGTGAGCAGTGTCAGTGCCACCAAATCCCTGCTCCCTCCTGCCAGGACCCCAAAACCAGCCCCcaaacccccacccccgccccctctcCCCCCTCCACTCCTGCGGCCTGTGAAGCTGGAGTTCCCTCTGGATGAGGACCTGGAGCTGAAGGCTGAGGAAGAGGATGAGGACGAGGACGAGGATGTGTCTGACATCTGCATCGTCAAGGTGGAATCAGCCCTGGAGGTGGCACACCGGCTCAAACCTCCCGGGGGCCTGGGAGGAGGTCTGGGCATTGGAGGCTCTGTGGGCAGCCACCTTGGGGAGCTGGCCCAGAGCAGCGTGCCTCCCAGCACTGTGGCCCCACCGCAGGGCGTGGTGAAAGCCTGCTACAGTCTGTCTGAGGACGCGGAAGGGGAGGGTCTGCTCTTGATCCCTGGAGGCCGGGCCAGTGTGGGGGCCACCTCAGGCCTCGTGGAGGCAGCAGCGGTGGCCATGGCTgcccggggggcggggggcagcctgggggcagggggcggccGGGGACCCCTGCCCGGAGGCTTTTCCAGCGGAAATCCCCTAAAGAACATCAAGTGCACCAAGTGCCCGGAAGTGTTCCAGGGTGTGGAGAAGCTGGTCTTCCACATGCGGGCGCAGCACTTCATCTTCATGTGCCCACGCTGCGGCAAGCAGTTCAACCACAGCAGCAACCTCAACCGCCACATGAACGTGCACCGCGGCGTCAAGTCGCACTCGTGTGGCATCTGCGGCAAGTGCTTCACGCAGAAGTCCACGCTGCACGATCACCTCAACCTCCACTCGGGAGCGAGGCCCTATCGCTGCTCCTACTGCGACGTGCGCTTCGCTCACAAGCCGGCCATTAGGCGGCACCTCAAGGAGCAGCACGGCAAGACCACAGCCGAGAACGTGCTGGAGGCTAGTGTGGCTGAGATCAATGTCCTCATCCGCTAG